Proteins encoded by one window of Streptobacillus canis:
- a CDS encoding helix-turn-helix transcriptional regulator, with amino-acid sequence MKNLKLKAARALKDLSQQQLADLVNVSRQTINAIEKGDYNPTINLCIAICKVLDKSLDELFWED; translated from the coding sequence ATGAAAAATTTAAAATTAAAAGCTGCTAGAGCACTTAAAGATTTGTCACAACAACAACTAGCAGATCTAGTAAATGTATCAAGACAAACAATAAATGCTATCGAAAAGGGAGACTATAACCCTACAATAAATTTATGTATAGCAATTTGTAAAGTATTAGATAAAAGTTTAGATGAACTTTTTTGGGAAGATTAA